One genomic segment of Sminthopsis crassicaudata isolate SCR6 chromosome 2, ASM4859323v1, whole genome shotgun sequence includes these proteins:
- the TEX261 gene encoding protein TEX261: MWFMYALSWLSLLIQVAFVTLAIAAGLYYLAELIEEYTVATSRIIKYMIWFSTAVLVGLYVFERFPSFLIGTGLFTNLVYFGLLQTFPFIMLTSPNFILSCVLVVVNHYLAFQYFAEEYYPFSEVLAYFTFCLWLIPFAFFVSLSAGENVLPSTVQPGDDVVSNYFTKGKRGKRSGILVIFSFIKEAILPSRQKIY; the protein is encoded by the exons ATGTGGTTCATGTACGCGCTGAGCTGGCTGTCGCTGCTCATCCAGGTGGCGTTCGTCACCCTGGCCATCG CGGCCGGACTCTACTACTTGGCTGAGTTGATCGAAGAGTACACAGTGGCCACCAGCCGCATCATCAAATACATGATCTGG TTTTCCACGGCCGTGCTGGTGGGCCTCTATGTCTTCGAGCGATTCCCCAGCTTCCTGATCGGCACCGGCCTCTTCACCAACCTGGTCTACTTCGGCCTCCTCCAGACTTTCCCCTTCATCATGCTGACCTCGCCCAACTTTATCCTTTCTTGTG TGCTGGTGGTGGTCAATCACTACTTGGCGTTCCAGTATTTTGCAGAGGAATATTACCCCTTCTCAGAG GTCCTGGCCTATTTCACATTCTGCCTCTGGCTGATTCCCTTTGCGTTCTTCGTGTCACTGTCTGCCGGGGAGAATGTCCTGCCCTCTACTGTTCAACCTGGAg ATGATGTGGTCTCCAACTACTTCACCAAAGGCAAACGAGGCAAACGTTCCGGGATCCTGGTCATCTTCTCCTTCATCAAAGAGGCCATCTTGCCCAGCCGTCAGAAGATATACTGA